A single genomic interval of Juglans regia cultivar Chandler chromosome 1, Walnut 2.0, whole genome shotgun sequence harbors:
- the LOC109012630 gene encoding heterogeneous nuclear ribonucleoprotein 1 isoform X2 translates to MQSDSGKLFIGGISWDTNEERLKEYFSSYGEVVEAVIMKDRTTGRARGFGFVVFADSAVADRVIKEKHNIDGRMVEAKKAVPRDDQNILSRNSGSIHGSPGPGRTRKIFVGGLASTVTESDFKKYFDQFGTITDVVVMYDHNTQRPRGFGFITYDSEEAVDKVLVRSFHELNGKMVEVKRAVPKEFSPGPSRSPLGGYNHGLNRVNSFLSGYNQGYTPNTVGGYGLRMDGRLSPVAGGRSGFPPFGSGYGMGINFEPGLSPGFGGSANFNSNLSYGRGLNPYFVGNSNRFSSPIGYDGRNGGNSSFFSSVTRNLWGNGGLNYGTNSASSSAYQGSGRGSIAEGTFANAGVNWGSSGISTQVGNNVSNNSGNIGYGGGDNSYGLGTGGYGRNSGTNVAQTSSYPPSNGGFDGAFADFYSGGSGYGDATWRSSNAERDGSGPFGYGLSSAASDVSAKTPPGYVGGYSVNKRESNRGIAA, encoded by the exons ATGCAATCTGATAGTGGTAAGTTATTTATCGGTGGAATATCTTGGGACACAAATGAAGAGCGTCTCAAGGAGTATTTTAGTTCATATGGGGAGGTGGTAGAAGCTGTTATTATGAAGGATCGGACAACAGGTCGTGCTCGAGGTTTTGGCTTTGTTGTTTTTGCGGACTCAGCTGTTGCAGACAGGGTCATAAAGGAGAAGCATAACATTGATGGAAGGATG GTTGAGGCAAAAAAGGCCGTTCCTAGGGATGACCAAAACATTTTGAGTAGAAACAGTGGTAGTATCCATGGCTCTCCTGGTCCTGGCCGAACTAGAAAGATATTTGTTGGAGGTTTGGCATCCACAGTCACTGAGAGTGACTTCAAGAAGTACTTTGATCAGTTTGGGACAATCACAGATGTTGTGGTGATGTATGATCACAACACCCAGAGGCCTAGAGGCTTTGGATTCATTACTTATGATTCAGAGGAAGCTGTGGACAAGGTTTTGGTCAGGAGCTTTCATGAACTAAACGGTAAAATGGTCGAGGTCAAGCGTGCAGTTCCCAAAGAGTTTTCACCAGGTCCCAGTCGCAGTCCACTTGGTGGATACAACCATGGCCTGAATAGGGTCAATAGCTTCCTTAGTGGCTATAATCAAGGATATACTCCAAATACTGTTGGAGGCTATGGACTTCGAATGGATGGTAGATTAAGTCCAGTTGCTGGTGGTAGAAGTGGCTTTCCTCCATTTGGTTCTGGTTATGGAATGGGTATAAATTTTGAGCCAGGGTTGAGCCCAGGATTTGGGGGGAGTGCAAATTTTAATAGTAATCTGAGCTATGGACGGGGATTAAACCCTTATTTTGTTGGTAACTCGAATAGGTTTAGTAGTCCAATTGGGTATGACGGTCGTAATGGGGGAAACTCCTCCTTTTTCAGCTCAGTTACGCGAAATCTTTGGGGGAATGGAGGGCTTAATTATGGAACCAACTCTGCAAGTTCCAGTGCATACCAGGGATCAGGACGTGGGAGCATTGCAGAAGGTACATTTGCTAATGCTGGAGTTAACTGGGGATCTTCGGGAATTTCTACTCAAGTTGGAAATAATGTTTCTAATAATAGTGGGAACATTGGTTATGGAGGTGGTGATAACAGTTATGGTTTGGGAACGGGAGGTTACGGAAGAAACAGTGGTACTAATGTGGCCCAAACATCATCTTATCCTCCATCAAATGGTGGTTTTGATGGGGCCTTTGCTGACTTCTATAGTGGTGGTTCAGGATATGGGGACGCTACTTGGCGATCATCAAATGCTGAACGAGATGGATCTGGTCCCTTTGGCTATGGGCTCAGTAGTGCTGCTTCTGATGTCTCTGCTAAAACTCCTCCTGGTTATGTTGGTGGTTATAGTGTTAATAAGAGAGAGTCAAATAGAG GAATTGCTGCTTAG
- the LOC109012630 gene encoding heterogeneous nuclear ribonucleoprotein 1 isoform X1, with the protein MDSYDRYGGNALRTMQSDSGKLFIGGISWDTNEERLKEYFSSYGEVVEAVIMKDRTTGRARGFGFVVFADSAVADRVIKEKHNIDGRMVEAKKAVPRDDQNILSRNSGSIHGSPGPGRTRKIFVGGLASTVTESDFKKYFDQFGTITDVVVMYDHNTQRPRGFGFITYDSEEAVDKVLVRSFHELNGKMVEVKRAVPKEFSPGPSRSPLGGYNHGLNRVNSFLSGYNQGYTPNTVGGYGLRMDGRLSPVAGGRSGFPPFGSGYGMGINFEPGLSPGFGGSANFNSNLSYGRGLNPYFVGNSNRFSSPIGYDGRNGGNSSFFSSVTRNLWGNGGLNYGTNSASSSAYQGSGRGSIAEGTFANAGVNWGSSGISTQVGNNVSNNSGNIGYGGGDNSYGLGTGGYGRNSGTNVAQTSSYPPSNGGFDGAFADFYSGGSGYGDATWRSSNAERDGSGPFGYGLSSAASDVSAKTPPGYVGGYSVNKRESNRGIAA; encoded by the exons ATGGATTCTTATGACCGATATGGCGGCAATGCTTTGAG AACAATGCAATCTGATAGTGGTAAGTTATTTATCGGTGGAATATCTTGGGACACAAATGAAGAGCGTCTCAAGGAGTATTTTAGTTCATATGGGGAGGTGGTAGAAGCTGTTATTATGAAGGATCGGACAACAGGTCGTGCTCGAGGTTTTGGCTTTGTTGTTTTTGCGGACTCAGCTGTTGCAGACAGGGTCATAAAGGAGAAGCATAACATTGATGGAAGGATG GTTGAGGCAAAAAAGGCCGTTCCTAGGGATGACCAAAACATTTTGAGTAGAAACAGTGGTAGTATCCATGGCTCTCCTGGTCCTGGCCGAACTAGAAAGATATTTGTTGGAGGTTTGGCATCCACAGTCACTGAGAGTGACTTCAAGAAGTACTTTGATCAGTTTGGGACAATCACAGATGTTGTGGTGATGTATGATCACAACACCCAGAGGCCTAGAGGCTTTGGATTCATTACTTATGATTCAGAGGAAGCTGTGGACAAGGTTTTGGTCAGGAGCTTTCATGAACTAAACGGTAAAATGGTCGAGGTCAAGCGTGCAGTTCCCAAAGAGTTTTCACCAGGTCCCAGTCGCAGTCCACTTGGTGGATACAACCATGGCCTGAATAGGGTCAATAGCTTCCTTAGTGGCTATAATCAAGGATATACTCCAAATACTGTTGGAGGCTATGGACTTCGAATGGATGGTAGATTAAGTCCAGTTGCTGGTGGTAGAAGTGGCTTTCCTCCATTTGGTTCTGGTTATGGAATGGGTATAAATTTTGAGCCAGGGTTGAGCCCAGGATTTGGGGGGAGTGCAAATTTTAATAGTAATCTGAGCTATGGACGGGGATTAAACCCTTATTTTGTTGGTAACTCGAATAGGTTTAGTAGTCCAATTGGGTATGACGGTCGTAATGGGGGAAACTCCTCCTTTTTCAGCTCAGTTACGCGAAATCTTTGGGGGAATGGAGGGCTTAATTATGGAACCAACTCTGCAAGTTCCAGTGCATACCAGGGATCAGGACGTGGGAGCATTGCAGAAGGTACATTTGCTAATGCTGGAGTTAACTGGGGATCTTCGGGAATTTCTACTCAAGTTGGAAATAATGTTTCTAATAATAGTGGGAACATTGGTTATGGAGGTGGTGATAACAGTTATGGTTTGGGAACGGGAGGTTACGGAAGAAACAGTGGTACTAATGTGGCCCAAACATCATCTTATCCTCCATCAAATGGTGGTTTTGATGGGGCCTTTGCTGACTTCTATAGTGGTGGTTCAGGATATGGGGACGCTACTTGGCGATCATCAAATGCTGAACGAGATGGATCTGGTCCCTTTGGCTATGGGCTCAGTAGTGCTGCTTCTGATGTCTCTGCTAAAACTCCTCCTGGTTATGTTGGTGGTTATAGTGTTAATAAGAGAGAGTCAAATAGAG GAATTGCTGCTTAG
- the LOC109012629 gene encoding thymidine kinase a-like encodes MDAPFPSPPTHYSFYRPLQRLQVPPIPISQRSRISSLDHCGTASMASFKSSISMNNSCDLHGRTSGEVHVIVGPMFAGKTTALLRRIKSKGSTGSNIAIIKSSKDTRYAIDSVVTHDGMKFPCLALPDLLSFRQKFGDDAYEKLDVIGIDEAQFFEDLYDFCCKAADHDGKTVIVAGLDGDYLRRSFGSVLDIIPLADSVTKLTARCEICGKRAFFTLRKTKETQTELIGGADVYMPVCRQHYANGQVVMEAARNVLESYKVKSDSFIEATSVVQ; translated from the exons atggACGCTCCCTTTCCATCTCCACCAACGCACTACTCGTTCTATCGACCCCTTCAACGTCTTCAAGTTCCCCCAATTCCCATTTCTCAAAGGTCCCGGATTTCGTCTCTCGACCACTGCGGCACTGCTTCCATGGCCTCCTTCAAGTCCTCAATTTCCATGAACAACAGCTGTGATCTTCATGGCCGGACTTCCGGCGAAGTCCATGTCATCGTGGGCCCCATGTTCGCTGGCAAAACCACCGCTCTGCTCCGCCGGATCAAGTCCAAGGGCAGCACTGGCAG CAATATTGCAATAATAAAATCAAGCAAGGATACAAGATATGCTATAGATTCAGTCGTGACGCATGATGGGATGAAATTTCCTTGCTTGGCATTGCCAGATCTGTTGTCGTTTAGACAGAAGTTTGGAGATGATGCTTATGAAAAG CTGGATGTAATTGGTATTGATGAAGCTCAATTTTTTGAGGATCTCTATGATTTTTGCTGTAAGGCTGCCGATCATGATGGGAAAACTGTAATTGTTGCAGGCCTGGATGGGGATTACTTGAG AAGGAGCTTTGGCTCAGTACTTGACATAATACCCCTTGCGGATTCTGTAACCAAGTTGACGGCTCGTTGTGAAATCTGTGGCAAACGAGCTTTCTTTACTTTGAGAAAGACAAAAGAGACACAGACGGAACTTATTGGTGGGGCTGATGTCTACATGCCTGTCTGTCGCCAGCACTATGCCAATGGACAAGTTGTCATGGAAGCAGCAAGGAATGTTCTTGAATCCTACAAAGTTAAGAGTGATTCCTTTATTGAGGCAACTTCAGTTGTTCAGTAA
- the LOC109012628 gene encoding BTB/POZ domain-containing protein At5g48130 — MSLLMEVVRTKDSSVASSPFSSPNIRALLKIKIMSWSQETGLPVSLRVRVGDRIFNLHKNPLSSKSGYFKKRIDDSADVELPQDFPGGPDMFEMIALFVYGSSTLVDPFNVAALRCAAEFLEMTEDYCSSNLCERFDLYLNQVVLQSWDDTLIVLQKCQTLLPWSEELLIVSRCIESLAFMACMEILDPERRRDQPVVTLEALASQAWNCETVKEIVSKDLWIKDLIALPFGFFKRIIGSLRRQGMKEKYVSPLLIFYANKWVLSKKTRQFWENSTEKIGNDDTNNKVAAILHGILNLLPMGEKAGRAIPVGFYFALLSRSLEVGLRGDNKVKLQDQIACMLHFAQVEDFALPKIGTESISSSMELAAMESIMSTYVSSNLDTNHTPSESNSIVAELWDAYLSHIAPDPNMGPERFIELIERIPIPCRQSHDQLYRATNTFLQAHPSISQEKKAAVCKYLNCQKLSQEACIEAVQNESMPLRLIVKALFVQQLNTHQVFKECSDSFRYTHCGEFSGSLSSSRCPNSKSQNLGESPYMDGVEPSSRPLSLLLQKDLPTQRPEFSRKEYESTSLRIQNLEQELMSLKRSLQWQNRSKTTEPISNKTQSIKPYGLETSSLSKKRNPLGQVTGCIGSVNFASQRKYASRLLKVFHHITLFGSRKTKRKSSAHGLWSKLM; from the exons ATGAGCTTACTAATGGAAGTTGTGAGAACGAAAGATAGTTCAGTGGCCTCAAGTCCTTTCTCTTCACCTAACATCAGGGCCTTGCTCAAGATCAAAATTATGTCATG GAGCCAAGAGACTGGTTTGCCGGTTTCTCTTCGTGTTCGAGTTGGTGATAGAATATTCAACCTGCACAAG AACCCATTGTCTTCGAAGAGTGGATACTTCAAGAAAAGAATAGACGACTCAGCCGATGTTGAGCTACCACAAGATTTCCCTGGGGGACCAGATATGTTTGAAATGATTGCGCTATTCGTCTATGGTTCTTCCACATTGGTAGACCCTTTTAATGTAGCAGCGCTGCGATGTGCAGCAGAGTTTCTTGAGATGACAGAAGATTACTGCTCCAGTAACCTCTGTGAGAGGTTTGATCTCTATCTGAACCAAGTGGTTCTGCAAAGTTGGGATGACACCCTGATTGTGCTTCAAAAGTGCCAAACGTTGCTTCCATGGTCTGAGGAGCTGCTGATAGTGAGCCGCTGCATCGAGTCTCTGGCCTTCATGGCTTGCATGGAGATTCTTGACCCAGAGAGGAGACGGGACCAACCAGTTGTCACATTGGAGGCATTGGCCAGCCAAGCTTGGAACTGTGAAACAGTGAAGGAGATAGTGAGCAAGGACCTCTGGATCAAGGATCTGATAGCTTTACCGTTTGGATTCTTCAAAAGAATAATAGGATCTTTAAGAAGACAaggtatgaaagaaaaatatgtaagcCCTCTCCTTATTTTCTATGCAAACAAATGGGTACTCTCCAAGAAGACACGCCAATTTTGGGAGAACTCCACCGAGAAAATTGGGAATGATGACACAAATAACAAAGTTGCAGCAATCCTCCACGGCATACTTAATCTGCTGCCCATGGGGGAGAAAGCTGGTAGAGCTATTCCTGTCGGATTTTACTTTGCACTGCTTTCTAGATCCCTTGAAGTTGGTTTGAGAGGTGATAATAAGGTCAAGTTGCAAGATCAGATAGCGTGTATGTTGCACTTTGCTCAAGTGGAAGATTTTGCCCTACCGAAAATTGGAACAGAGTCAATTTCTTCTAGCATGGAGTTGGCTGCAATGGAGAGCATAATGTCAACATACGTATCATCTAACTTGGATACGAACCATACTCCTTCGGAAAGCAACTCAATAGTTGCAGAGTTATGGGATGCATATCTCTCCCATATAGCTCCAGATCCAAACATGGGACCTGAAAGATTCATAGAACTCATTGAAAGAATACCAATCCCTTGCAGACAGAGCCATGATCAACTTTACAGGGCAACGAACACATTCCTACAG gCACATCCAAGTATATCACAGGAAAAGAAGGCGGCAGTCTGCAAGTATCTCAACTGCCAAAAACTGTCACAAGAGGCATGCATCGAAGCTGTTCAAAATGAGTCAATGCCACTACGTTTGATTGTCAAGGCACTTTTTGTTCAGCAGCTCAACACACACCAAGTTTTCAAAGAATGCTCAGACTCATTTAGGTATACACATTGTGGAGAGTTCTCTGGAAGCCTCTCAAGCTCTAGGTGTCCAAACTCCAAAAGCCAGAATCTAGGAGAAAGTCCATACATGGATGGAGTAGAGCCAAGCAGTAGACCTTTGAGTCTCTTGTTACAAAAAGATCTTCCGACACAGAGGCCTGAGTTTTCAAGAAAGGAATACGAGTCCACAAGCTTGAGAATTCAGAATCTTGAACAAGAGCTCATGTCCTTGAAGAGGAGCCTTCAATGGCAGAACCGTTCAAAGACAACAGAAccaatttcaaacaaaacacagagCATCAAACCATATGGTCTGGAAACTAGTTCTCTGAGCAAAAAGAGGAACCCTCTAGGACAAGTGACAGGTTGTATTGGCTCTGTGAACTTTGCTTCGCAAAGAAAGTATGCCAGTCGACTACTGAAGGTCTTTCACCACATTACCTTATTTGGAAGTAGGAAAACGAAGAGAAAGTCAAGTGCTCATGGTCTATGGTCTAAGTTAATGTAG
- the LOC109012627 gene encoding scarecrow-like transcription factor PAT1 produces the protein MQASQRHRSSGMSSGLYYQPVREVEAYCLPQFRAIDHQLHSNDGSQGTHFLAQNSYERYCTLESSAKGNYAVYTSPSTVSFSPNGSPMSQQDSQSCPADQLHSPDNTCGSSISGSCITDEVNDFKHKLKELETVMMGPDCNFLDSYGCTFQNGTSNTSPAMDSWRQILEAISNRDLNHILILCAKAVSDNDMLMAQWLMDELRQMVSVTGEPIQRLGAYMLEGLVARLASSGSNIYQSLKCKEPASAELLSYMHILYEVCPYFKFGYMSANGAIAEAMKDENRVHIIDFQIAQGSQWLTLIQAFAARPGGPPHIRITGIDDSMSAYARGGGLSIVGKRLSNFAKSFKVPFEFHAAAMSGCQVQLRNLGVRSGEALAVNFAFMLHHMPDESVSTQNHRDRILRLVKSLSPKVVTLVEQESNTNTAAFYPRFLETLNYYTAMFESINVTLPRQSKKRINVEQHCLAREVVNIIACEGPDRVERHELLGKWRSRFKMAGFTPYPLSSLVNATIKTLLENYCDKYRLEERDEALYLGWMNRDLVASCAWK, from the coding sequence ATGCAAGCATCACAGCGGCACAGAAGTTCGGGCATGTCCAGTGGATTGTACTATCAACCAGTTCGAGAAGTTGAGGCCTACTGCTTGCCTCAGTTTCGAGCAATTGACCACCAGCTACACTCCAATGATGGGAGCCAAGGGACCCACTTCTTGGCTCAGAATTCCTATGAACGGTACTGCACTTTGGAGTCCTCAGCAAAGGGAAATTATGCTGTTTATACTTCCCCATCAACTGTCAGTTTCTCACCCAATGGAAGCCCAATGTCACAGCAAGATTCTCAGTCATGCCCTGCTGACCAGCTTCATTCCCCTGACAATACCTGTGGCTCTTCAATAAGTGGATCCTGCATAACTGATGAAGTAAATGACTTCAAGCACAAACTGAAAGAACTGGAAACTGTAATGATGGGTCCTGATTGCAATTTTCTTGACAGCTATGGTTGTACCTTCCAGAATGGCACAAGCAATACCTCACCAGCAATGGACAGCTGGAGACAGATATTGGAGGCAATTTCCAATAGGGATTTGAATCATATTCTCATTCTCTGTGCAAAAGCAGTATCGGATAATGATATGTTAATGGCACAATGGTTGATGGATGAATTACGTCAAATGGTGTCGGTTACTGGTGAACCAATCCAAAGATTGGGAGCATACATGTTGGAAGGGCTTGTTGCACGGCTGGCCTCCTCAGGAAGTAACATTTACCAATCGTTGAAATGTAAAGAACCAGCAAGTGCCGAGCTCCTCTCTTATATGCATATTCTTTATGAGGTTTGCCCTTACTTTAAATTTGGCTATATGTCTGCCAATGGAGCCATTGCAGAAGCCATGAAGGATGAAAACAGAGTTCACATCATTGATTTCCAAATTGCTCAGGGGAGTCAATGGTTGACTTTAATCCAGGCTTTTGCTGCTAGGCCTGGTGGACCACCCCACATCCGCATAACAGGTATAGATGATTCCATGTCAGCTTATGCTCGTGGAGGAGGACTAAGTATTGTGGGAAAGCGACTATCTAACTTTGCAAAGTCCTTTAAGGTGCCATTTGAGTTCCATGCTGCAGCAATGTCCGGTTGTCAGGTTCAGCTACGGAATCTTGGGGTTCGATCTGGGGAAGCTCTTGCTGTGAACTTCGCTTTCATGCTACACCACATGCCCGACGAGAGTGTCAGCACTCAGAATCACCGGGACAGGATACTGAGGTTGGTCAAGAGCCTGTCTCCAAAGGTGGTGACGCTTGTTGAGCAAGAATCCAACACAAATACTGCCGCATTCTATCCACGGTTCCTTGAAACACTGAACTACTACACAGCTATGTTTGAGTCGATCAATGTGACTCTTCCTAGGCAGAGTAAGAAGCGGATCAATGTGGAGCAGCACTGCTTGGCAAGGGAGGTGGTTAATATAATAGCTTGTGAGGGGCCTGATAGGGTGGAACGGCATGAGCTTCTTGGTAAGTGGAGGTCACGGTTCAAAATGGCTGGATTTACTCCATACCCTTTAAGCTCCTTGGTGAATGCCACCATTAAAACGCTGTTGGAGAACTATTGTGACAAATATAGGCTTGAAGAAAGAGATGAAGCTCTTTATCTTGGTTGGATGAACAGAGATTTGGTTGCTTCTTGTGCATGGAAGTGA